The Rattus rattus isolate New Zealand chromosome X, Rrattus_CSIRO_v1, whole genome shotgun sequence genome has a window encoding:
- the LOC116888609 gene encoding ubiquitin-conjugating enzyme E2 D4-like — protein MGHPTLEEMAIKRIQKELVAFSQDPPAQCSAGPVAENLFHWQATIMGPEDSPYQGGVFFLSVHFPTNYPFRPPKVSFITRIYHPNISKNGSICLDILNSEWSPALTISKVLLSICSLLCDPNPDDPLVPEIAKVYRKDLRQYDRMAREWTERYAM, from the coding sequence ATGGGTCATCCTACTTTGGAAGAGATGGCTATTAAAAGAATCCAGAAGGAATTAGTTGCCTTCTCTCAAGATCCACCTGCTCAGTGTTCTGCAGGGCCAGTGGCAGAAAATTTGTTTCATTGGCAAGCGACCATAATGGGGCCCGAAGACAGCCCCTACCAGGgaggggttttttttctctctgtccacTTTCCGACCAATTACCCCTTCAGGCCGCCCAAAGTTTCATTCATAACCCGAATTTACCATCCAAACATTAGCAAAAATGGAAGCATCTGCCTAGATATCTTGAATTCTGAATGGTCACCTGCACTTACAATTTCCAAAGTTCTTCTTTCTATCTGCTCTCTATTATGTGATCCAAATCCTGATGACCCCCTGGTTCCTGAAATTGCAAAGGTCTACCGCAAGGATTTAAGGCAGTATGATAGAATGGCTCGGGAGTGGACTGAGAGATACGCAATGTAA